The DNA sequence TTTCACCGTTACAAGCAGTTCGGTTGTTCTTAATTCTTCCAACCTTTTGCTTCTTGGGTCGCCCTACTGGTTGCTTCTCAACAGGCACTCCAACTATCATGTTCTTGATGTCATCAGGCAattcccaatcatcctcgtcaccaactGGCATAATTGTTCCTTCATATGTCCTCCTCCAATATTCAGTCGTGTAATATGGCGAGCATAGTGTGTACGCGCTAATACTTCGCTCCTGAGATGCATCACATGCATGAGGACAAGGAAACTTCATGCACTGGAACAAGCCGCAAGTGCAAGTATGTTCCTGCAAGTCCACTACGCCACTGGTCATAACTGTTCCTCCAGGGTGAACCTGCAACGTGTAAGGCCCGCATGAGTCAACGTTCAAATACCGacctttttcaaaatgcaatgtcAAGTCCTCCTCCATTTCTAGTGCTAGGGGTTTTGTCCACTTGTCAGCTTTTTCTTTTCGTGAAGCAAACCACTTCTGGACTTTGGACCTCAGGAATGCTACAGCAGCAGTGATCGGGAAGcctcttgcatccttagttGTGTTGTTGAAGCTCTCAGTCCAGTTGCTCGTCATTACATTGTAACGTACCCCTGGAAAGTACGACCGGACCCATTTTTCAAATCCAATTTCCTCAAGATATTGTGCAACCGTTGGATTCATGGCCCGAATGTTCTCAAATTCTCTGTGAAACTCTGATCTTGAATACGTGTAGGCACACAtgtaaatgtgattcgtgaagatgtcagtcttgaacttgtggttgacgttcataataatgtggtggtagcatgcaccgtggtgtgcatcagggaacacgatatccaaagcacgaacaatgctttgatgcctatccgaaacaaaagctaagttttcaacatcaccaatcgtttctttcaattttctcataaaatataGCAAAAGCTATCGGAAAGATATGACTCCCTGCATCCAAAGCCACTGCACACAACATTTGCCCACCATACCTAGTCTTCAAGAAAGACCCATCAACACATACAACAGGTCGACAAAACCTAAACCCCCGAATAGAAGGACCCAGAGAGAAGAAACAATACTTGAAGCGACCATCTTCTACCACAAAATTCGTGATGGTACCTGGATTCCGCAACTGTAGCATGTGCAAGTAACTAGGTAATTTCGAGTACGAATCTTCAGGTGTACCCCGAGCTAGGTGTAGTGCCTTCTCTCTGCACCTCCATGCCTTTTCGTAACTCATTTGGATCCCGTAATCCGtgtgcatactttttcttaTATCAGAGGGCAACTGATCCGAGCCGTCAGTTGCgaacttatccttaattagaTGGGCAACTATTACAGGTGATGCTTGACGGTTATCTTTTCCTCGAAGATCAAGGGAACATGTATGTACATTATGAAATGTACTCACCTCAAACATGTTAGAAAGTACGTTCTTCTTCGCTCTTAATCTCCACCCACAATCTATATCCTTACATGTGACGTACCAAATATCAGTACCGGACTTCCTAACGTAGTAGTCAAACCCTTTCTTCATTGCATACAGGCCAACAACCATCTTTAAATGCTCTTTGTCTCTAAAAAACTTTCCCACATGTAACTCCTCGCCTGGTATGCCACCCGTAGATATATAATGACTATGATCCTTGATGTCTTCTCTTGTATACATTTTCTCCTTGAATTTACCGTAACTTgtcgaagaagaaaatggatcgCTCCATCCAGTCACATTGGTCCCTCGAGCATCAGTAGGACCACTAATATCATTGGTCTCTCTACCATTATTAGGACCTGTACTGTCAGTAGTTCCTCTAGCATGACTGGTTTCGCCTGGACGACTACTACTAGTACCAGGTGTTTGGCAATTTTCTCTACGGGGCATTCTTTTCCGTGTCGGTGGCCTCGGTGGTATTTGGTACGATAGTGGAGTCAAGTTCAAAGGTACAGCAGCAGCGGCCTCTGTACCTTGGTCGTCTCTTACGCCATCATTGCCCTCAACATAACATTCAGGGTCTGGACCATTAAAAAAACCATCGATGAACGGGATTTGTGCTACAATATCAGCACTCGGCATCATATTGTTTAATTCAGGTAATAAATCCGCAACCAACACCTctggatttgtttctggaacaaaactcccaacctCGCTACGATTATCCTTAACAGAACTTGGTGTGGGACTAGGATCTACGCAAACATTCTTCTTTAACAAAGTCACAAACAAATGAGTAAATTCATCTGGCTTCTTCGCAAGTATAGATAAAATGTACCTTGCACGCTTATCATTTCCAATAACTTCAGGGCGATACTCAAAGCCTTTCTTGTACTTGTAATGTACTTCCAATTTCAAGTCATACTCCACTTTGTCGACATCCAGTTCTTCGTACAAAACATCAACCAAACCTGAGTAGCTTAGGTTCGGATCAATGTCAAATGTCAAATTGTCGCCCCGTTTATAAACCCAATCTCTACCATCAAACTTCCAAACACCATTATACATAACACACGCATTAACAGTTGAACCTGCCACATACATTCAAAAAAACACAgttataatttacaacaaaaatctcacaaaaataaatcttaattaatcatgaattacgaaacaataataattaacttataataaaataataattaataataattcatatttaataattaataataaaccaattattaataaaaaaatgaaaaataaaacaataattaataattcataagaaaacaataattaataataaaaaataattattaattgataataaaatataattaataattattactaaaaccataaaaaataaaacaataattaataataattcataattaataattaataataattcataattaataattaataataaaacaataattaataattcataataaaacgataattaaaacaataattactaattaataattagtaattataattaataataaaataactaaaaataataaaataattcttaaaacattaactaaaataataattaataaccaataattattaataaaagaataattaataacacaaatattaataaatcactacaatataaattaatcatacaataataaataataaataataataattacaaaaaaaaagaaaataaaatattgctGTAGGGTCCGATTGGTCTGACCCtcctttaaaaaattcaaaaaaaaaatacaaaaaccaaTCGGGTCCGattgggtccgattggtccgaccatcggacccatatgGGGAGGCATCGGCCCTTgggtccaaaaaataaaaaaataaaaaataaaaaataaaaaaaccaatcgggtccgatggggtccgactggtccgaccatcggacccatatgGGGGACATCGGACCCAGtgtccaaaaataaaaaaatttaaaaaatatatatcggggggccgatgggtccgatggtcggacccacatggtccgaccatcggacccatcgggccgTCATCCCTGACATCAAATTTTCAGCTTATCGGACCCCCATCGGGCCAGCATCGAGCCCGAcgaaaaaaatgcagaaaaccaGAAAAAATCCAGATTTTCACAGGCAGCAAACTTTTTAACagaaaaaacagtaaaataacaGCAATAATCCAcagatcaagcatcaaaacaacattataaactaaatataacaacaacaaacaagattacagaaacaaaaaaaaattacccattGCTTGTACAATGTTGCTCCTTGTATGATGCTCCCTccaaatttaaagaaaataggTAGAAGGGGAGTTCGGCTGCTTATAATATAGTATAATGAAGAGAATGAGTGAAGAGTAAAAAATTTTATGGTGAGAGAAGGGGAGTTCGGCTTGTTAAGGGAATGGGatgagaagaagagagaggggaGGGGTAATGTAATGTGGGGGTAAAATTGGGTTTTACAAAAACTTATcccattttacaaatattacatAGTATTAGTTTAGGATaccaattttttgttttattaagcatgaaatttcaaatttcccatatAAAATGAGATCATAGATACAAGAGGATAACTAGACCACAAAACCTTTCTAATAACTTCTGACAAGGCATATTTAGCAAGGTATGAGCTACAACATTTATGGatatagaacaaaaaaaaatagactagtaaagtgaaattcaaaaaaaaaaaaatatatattatctgATATCTACTAAGACTATACCCAAAAATGTCGCCAAAGAAATCTGGTTATAAAATTTCATTATCACATTCAAGCAATCTGATTCAAAAGGGACTCTGAAAACATTAGATGGCATCGTTTTTTAAGGCTAAAGCTTTTGTTATTTCAGGAGAGAAAGTACCCAAAATGAgccaaacaacaacaacaagaacCTCACATGTGGAGTCACAAACCACCATACCCAAATTGCATCTATCATTAATAGCATCAATAATTTTTACGATTCTCCTACCAGGCAGCACCCAAAAAGAACTGGAAGAACCATTAGGAGAGGAAGTCAAGTTCACAGCCGAGTGAATAGCACTGGGGTCCTTGCCTAATCTCTATTAATCAGTAAGAAAGTCACGACCCCAAGAAACAACAACATTTAGAGAAATTAATTTATCATCATGAACCTTTTTATTCCTCCTAAGATAGACTCTTCACATAATAATCAAAATTAACTCGAAAGAGGCCACATGCAAAGGATTGAGAAACTTATGgatgaaattataaaaatgatgaCAAATAGCAAGAGGATTCCCCAAAGTTATATCACAAAGTTCGCTACACTCAATCAAAGATGGGCACCACCACAATGCATGATGGGTAGTTTTTACTTGAGTATCACAAATAGGACATACCTCATTTGCCAATAATTCATGCTTTGTAAGATTGCATTTAATTTAGGCATAGTTTGCTATGTTTCTTTAAGTTACTTGGTTTTTTTGTCATTCTTTTtgtgttattattatttgaattattatgatTAAAGGTTGTGAAAGCAGAATGCATGACAATTATCGTGGTTTTATATTGGATCATCTCTTCAGAATTGGGAGTACATGTGGTTGAATCTAATTTCTTAGTAGTTGTATCGTCGTTCGATAATAGACGTTCTTATTTCAATGAATCTGATTCATTATTAGAAGATGTTGTAAGTTTGTTGTTCAAATTTTTAgaagttttataatttatatatgtcGGACAATCAATACAAATACATAATAATTGCACATAGATTAGCAATGCATGCTCTTTCAATGATTGAAGAACTTGTTTAGCTAAGGTTATGTTTGGTAAGAATGAGTGAGAGAAGGATGGATGGTAGAAAGAATGAGGAGTAGGAAGAATGGAGAGAATATTTGTTCTCCTTTATATTGTTTGGTATAAAGAGTATATGTGGAAAGATGGagagtaaaataaatattaaaattactattttattatttttaatgcaattatatattatttttcaatggtagaaaagatattttatataatttttttttatttttttaaatttcttcaaGTTAGGAGAAATTAAAAATAGTGTATTTAGAGCGAGAGCTTCTCTTTTCATCTCTCCTTTCCCTCTTGCCAAACAAAAGGATTCTCCAATCCTTTTATCTCCCTCCCTCCCTCTTTTTCTCCCCTCTACCAAACATAGTGTAAATAAGTTTCCTAAGCAATGTATACTCGTTTAACCTTAAAACATGGAAAAGCTAACTACTATGATATAGGCAAATACAATAATTATTCAAATAACAAATATAAGGTGGTGTTTGCTTGGGCCGACCCtgagcataggcgggctaggtaCGCGCCTAAGGCTCACTCATTTTACGGGTCCAAatcaaaaaattacattttaaaaaatattcatatttttttattaatttttaaaaatactatttatctttatagtaaaGGCCCAAAAAATTTTTTGTTTGCCTATAGCCAATTTCAGCTCAGGGCCGGCCCTACTGTTTGTTTTGATGTAATATAATGTAATGGGAATGGTaattttaatatgaatgatAATGTAATGGAATAAGAATTGTATTATGAATGATATTATGATATTTGATTTAACTCTATAATGAACATtgtaatcaaataaaataagttgTATATTGACAAAATTActcttagttttattatttttaatatttaaaatttaaattaaagtaaaaaaaagagCAAAACAGATATTTTCTAATAATCAATGTAATCATTAttacattaattttataatataatggaCAATATATATGGTAATGATCATTGTACAATGTAAAGtgaaaacaaataatataatgatAGTGGTAATAATTATTCTGTTACAATCCATTTACACTAAACCAAACATTCTctatgttcaaaaaaaaaaaacaaaccaaACATCCTCTAAAGGGAAACCAATGCGACTATAAAGCCGAGTGGGTGATCGAAACGGCACCGTTGTGATGGAAAGCGTAGTGAAGGAAACGAGGGAAGCCTTGACTGCAGTTGAGGAGGAGCCAAAATCAATGGTCGACGGTGGGGTCCAAGACGTGTACGGTGAAGATTCCGCCACCGAGGATCAATTTGGCATTCCACGAAGCGTCTCCGTTGCTAGTTGTCGAGTCGAACTCTGTTTTTGGCGTTAGGAGAGGACAACTGTAGAGTTGGAAAAATAGTGCCAATGGTGATGATTATCGGAGGCACAATCACATGCTTTCAACAATCACGTTTCAAAATATTGATTTTATTGATAAGTTTTTCATTTCTTTctgattttattaatttattattatcattttacaAAATTCGTGGAATATACTTACTTCAAGTTTTATGGCCTTATTCACCATTTggaatgttgaccgaggttttcggcaaccaatataataatagtatttaagaaagctataaggaattaatgagagagatttttacgtggtttgggcattaatgagccttagtccacgagtctgtgtatttatgagagtatttattacagagaatgttcttggtggtttTCCTCTCTAGTTCTTctgaaacccagaattctcgactcCTGCCTCAAtgagtttggggggtatttatagtgtttttgtggggtgatccctagaattgagGTACATGTCTTTCTGTAATATTCAGTAAAGGCACACATTCCAAATGGATACATCATAAGAAATGCAcggtctaatccctaggcttTTTAGGGGTTTAATGGACGTAGTCCTTTATCCTtccttgattgatgtgatttctCATAAAGTAGCTGTCACTAGGCTCATTAATCATAGCGTAGTAGCTGCAGAAGGGGGGTtatgccgtcagactttaataCATATGGCAGTTTTGATACGccttctcccatgcggcattaaatgcgaggtgactgttcaGATAGGATTTGATACCTCCCAGAGATGCTTTGTTGTAGCTTTGCTCTCCGGGAGTATGTGAAACTCACATGCCTTCTCAGGGAGGCATGTTAAATGCTGATCCCTTTGATTAAAGAGACTTAGTTGAATTATCCCAGAGTTTAACCTCTTCAGTCTACGTGTCTCAATCCGGTATGTCAACGTATTTTGGACAAAaccaggggcaacatttaccccccaagccttgtttggtaaacaagtaaacaaggcttgcttaGATGTTTCTGGTTAGGGCTGAACATCGGCCGAGTTTACAGGGtttcgggttggcgggtttcgggttcacgggtttcgggttcaaaaaattgaaaccgAACCCGGACTCGAATAGGgcacgggttggcgggttggcgggttggcgggtcacgggttggcgggttttGGTTGGTCGGGTttagcgggttggcgggttgacccggtcaactcagtcaactcggtcaactctttaaaaaaattaattttttattcaaatatattttttttttatttattaaattaagtatatataatataacaatttgttcatagtatctactattgaaaaaaaaaatgcattaatcaatccaaccaacaaacaaacaacctatttatcaaagatttaaatcaaacttcatatttatgttcatgaatcatgataaaagtgaaaactaaaatatttcaaaatacatccatATCCAATATTCAAAGT is a window from the Cannabis sativa cultivar Pink pepper isolate KNU-18-1 chromosome 1, ASM2916894v1, whole genome shotgun sequence genome containing:
- the LOC115703941 gene encoding uncharacterized protein LOC115703941; this encodes MCAYTYSRSEFHREFENIRAMNPTVAQYLEEIGFEKWVRSYFPGVRYNVMTSNWTESFNNTTKDARGFPITAAVAFLRSKVQKWFASRKEKADKWTKPLALEMEEDLTLHFEKGRYLNVDSCGPYTLQVHPGGTVMTSGVVDLQEHTCTCGLFQCMKFPCPHACDASQERSISAYTLCSPYYTTEYWRRTYEGTIMPVGDEDDWELPDDIKNMIVGVPVEKQPVGRPKKQKVGRIKNNRTACNGERIIKSRNCSKCGANGHNKSTCNYRG